The following are from one region of the Lentimicrobiaceae bacterium genome:
- a CDS encoding competence/damage-inducible protein A, protein MKAEIITIGDELLIGQVIDTNSAWMAEQLNLSGIKVAQITSISDNREHILNTLRDAETRADIIIMSGGLGPTRDDITKATLCEYFNTKLVFHQESYDNITRLFDLRRFKMTPVNRAQAEVPESCTPLLNVNGTAPGMWFNKNGKIFVSVPGVPFEMKALMTEQILPRLQHFSEIALVHRTILTQGVGESFLAAKIENWENNLPHFIKLAYLPQPGIVRLRLSASGQDKAKLEKEVEFQIDKLYELIPEYIFGENEDTLEAVVGNYLKQQNYTLATAESCTGGYIAHLLTSIAGSSSYFKGSVVAYSNEIKENILGVSSDTISRKGAVSEETVFEMAAGLIKLFHVKCAIAVSGIAGPDGGTEEKPVGTTWICVLSPNGAETKKFTFGEHRGRNIRRAALAALDMLMKQIKQ, encoded by the coding sequence ATGAAAGCTGAAATCATAACAATAGGCGATGAACTTCTGATTGGACAGGTAATTGATACCAATTCAGCCTGGATGGCCGAACAACTTAATCTTTCGGGCATAAAAGTTGCTCAAATAACCAGCATTTCAGACAATCGCGAGCACATTCTCAACACACTGAGGGATGCAGAAACACGTGCAGATATTATTATTATGTCAGGAGGCTTAGGCCCAACACGCGACGATATTACCAAAGCCACCCTCTGTGAGTATTTTAACACCAAATTGGTCTTTCATCAGGAATCATACGATAATATAACAAGGTTATTTGACCTCAGGCGCTTTAAAATGACACCAGTCAACAGGGCGCAGGCTGAGGTCCCTGAAAGTTGCACCCCATTGCTGAATGTGAATGGCACCGCCCCCGGTATGTGGTTTAATAAAAACGGGAAAATTTTTGTTTCAGTCCCCGGAGTCCCTTTTGAGATGAAAGCGCTGATGACAGAACAAATCCTGCCCCGCCTGCAGCACTTCAGTGAAATCGCCCTGGTACATCGTACAATTCTGACACAAGGCGTCGGTGAATCATTTCTGGCCGCTAAAATTGAAAACTGGGAAAACAATCTGCCTCACTTTATCAAGTTGGCCTATCTTCCACAGCCGGGTATTGTAAGGCTAAGACTCAGCGCATCAGGGCAAGACAAAGCAAAATTGGAAAAAGAGGTTGAATTTCAAATTGACAAACTCTACGAACTAATTCCTGAATATATTTTTGGTGAAAATGAGGATACACTTGAGGCTGTTGTGGGAAATTATTTGAAGCAACAAAATTACACACTTGCAACTGCCGAAAGTTGCACCGGAGGGTACATTGCACACCTGCTTACCAGCATAGCCGGAAGCTCATCATATTTTAAAGGGTCAGTGGTAGCCTATTCAAACGAAATCAAAGAAAATATCCTTGGCGTTTCTTCTGACACCATTAGCAGAAAAGGAGCCGTTAGCGAAGAAACTGTTTTTGAAATGGCTGCAGGCCTCATTAAACTGTTTCATGTTAAATGTGCCATTGCTGTTTCAGGCATTGCAGGCCCCGATGGAGGCACAGAAGAGAAACCTGTAGGCACAACATGGATTTGTGTACTTTCACCCAATGGAGCTGAAACAAAAAAATTTACCTTCGGCGAACATCGTGGCCGGAATATTCGCAGGGCCGCACTTGCAGCGCTCGATATGCTCATGAAACAAATTAAACAATAA
- a CDS encoding glycosyltransferase family 4 protein: protein MRLIINTVNIRVGGMLQVALSFIDELREIPGNEYHVFLSPEVERQVRKDKFPPNFRFYSFIQYSGYSARLMRKWMSFKKLRRMKLLEKMIKPEVVFSVFGPTYWKPGVPHVAGFATPQYIYPESPYFRQVPFSQRIKYTLFDRLRLLLMMRNIDFLIAETVEVKQRLTTYLRVDAKRVFHVSNTLNSIYFQPEKWAYRAKLPPREPNELRLVTISANHLFKNLKIINEVINQIRILRPKLNVRFVLTIHRREFKNLGTNRKYVYFTNRLNVNECPYLYSQCDFMFLPSLLECFSASYPEAMKMGLPILTSDLNFAREICGDSALYFNPVDARDIAAKIIFLYDNPELQRKMTAEGFKKLPQFGNSHERAVKYLDVAQMASKSSAMQTRGLHNSVILPALPDGAAF, encoded by the coding sequence ATGAGGTTAATCATCAATACTGTTAATATTCGCGTAGGAGGAATGTTACAGGTCGCACTTTCGTTTATTGATGAGCTTCGGGAGATTCCTGGGAATGAATATCACGTATTCCTTTCTCCGGAAGTAGAACGCCAGGTCAGAAAAGATAAGTTTCCGCCAAATTTCAGGTTTTATAGTTTTATTCAGTATTCAGGATATTCAGCTCGCCTGATGCGCAAATGGATGAGTTTTAAAAAACTCAGAAGAATGAAACTTTTAGAAAAAATGATTAAGCCTGAGGTTGTTTTTTCAGTGTTTGGGCCTACTTACTGGAAGCCGGGAGTGCCTCATGTGGCTGGCTTTGCTACGCCCCAATATATTTATCCTGAATCTCCTTACTTCAGACAAGTGCCTTTTTCTCAACGAATAAAATATACTCTTTTTGACAGGTTGAGATTGCTGTTGATGATGCGTAATATTGATTTTTTAATAGCTGAAACCGTTGAAGTCAAGCAAAGGCTTACAACATATCTGCGGGTTGATGCAAAAAGGGTTTTTCATGTTTCTAATACTTTAAATAGCATTTATTTTCAGCCGGAAAAATGGGCCTACAGGGCAAAGTTGCCTCCCCGTGAGCCGAATGAACTTAGACTGGTTACAATCTCAGCAAACCATTTATTTAAAAATCTGAAAATTATCAATGAAGTGATAAATCAGATAAGAATACTCCGACCTAAACTTAATGTCAGGTTTGTTTTAACTATACATCGGCGTGAATTTAAAAATCTGGGGACAAACCGAAAATATGTATATTTTACCAACAGATTAAATGTTAATGAATGCCCCTATCTTTATTCGCAGTGTGATTTCATGTTTTTGCCTTCCTTACTTGAGTGTTTTTCTGCCTCTTATCCTGAAGCTATGAAAATGGGCCTTCCTATTTTGACTTCAGATTTGAATTTTGCCAGAGAAATATGCGGGGATTCGGCTTTGTACTTTAACCCGGTTGATGCCCGCGATATTGCAGCCAAAATAATTTTTTTGTATGATAATCCAGAGCTACAGAGGAAAATGACAGCTGAGGGTTTTAAAAAATTACCTCAATTTGGAAATTCTCACGAAAGAGCTGTAAAATATCTGGATGTAGCGCAAATGGCGTCTAAAAGTTCGGCCATGCAAACCCGGGGCTTGCATAATTCTGTTATACTGCCTGCTTTACCTGATGGCGCTGCTTTTTAA
- a CDS encoding outer membrane beta-barrel protein: MASEKISGNKAMNGSHKHNDDIKDFVKSSLSQFEAEPPADLWDKIELRMRRRRRIVFYRISAIAASVLLLFSLGFLFVPRYFADLNQPSVGALQKTDSGHVQKILSNLPSANLKKEDDRFVEEGLSLVVTPGQHHLRPLTPETNKHSEPIESKKNESFLLSGENQEIQHIQLSGNDATNDSIELMADKTEVIPEKNQAIQLLITDGKGSLILDSPADKKKIISKWSMAVGYGTTSSIELAQKATEMSSPAGNYTFDAFSSELANETLYFEEVEATTHQSPVTFGVMLSRRWGGKWNVETGLVYTQLGYMVKTREFSNSYREYHNELYYLGIPIGVRLSILDRKRYGIFASQSLIFEKGMAGRTSIQTYTNNVISSTENDYLGIRGVQISSLSGLGAEIKFGGNLSVYGQTGVQIFFLNRTQPYNIRSARMAWPSFQAGLRIQLD, encoded by the coding sequence ATGGCTTCAGAAAAGATTAGCGGAAATAAAGCTATGAATGGATCTCACAAACATAATGATGATATTAAAGACTTTGTAAAATCAAGTCTTTCACAGTTCGAAGCCGAGCCGCCTGCTGATTTGTGGGATAAAATTGAACTCCGGATGCGAAGGCGCAGAAGAATTGTTTTTTATAGAATATCGGCCATTGCCGCCTCTGTATTGTTGCTATTCTCGCTTGGTTTTTTGTTTGTTCCCCGTTATTTTGCTGATTTGAATCAACCATCTGTGGGTGCTCTTCAAAAAACAGATTCTGGTCATGTGCAAAAAATTCTTTCAAATTTGCCATCTGCTAATCTGAAAAAAGAAGATGATCGTTTTGTTGAAGAAGGCTTATCGCTTGTTGTAACACCTGGTCAGCATCATTTGCGGCCTTTGACTCCTGAAACAAACAAGCATTCGGAACCCATTGAGTCAAAAAAGAATGAATCATTTTTGCTGTCAGGTGAAAACCAGGAGATTCAGCACATTCAACTTTCAGGCAATGATGCCACAAATGATTCAATTGAATTAATGGCTGACAAAACGGAAGTCATTCCTGAAAAGAATCAGGCCATCCAACTTCTTATTACCGATGGTAAAGGGAGTTTGATTTTGGATTCACCTGCTGACAAAAAGAAAATTATTTCAAAATGGTCAATGGCAGTGGGTTATGGAACCACTTCTTCAATTGAATTAGCTCAAAAAGCTACGGAAATGAGCTCGCCTGCAGGTAATTATACATTTGATGCATTTTCATCGGAACTTGCCAATGAAACGCTTTATTTTGAAGAGGTTGAGGCCACAACTCATCAATCGCCTGTTACATTTGGCGTTATGTTAAGCAGGAGATGGGGAGGGAAATGGAATGTTGAAACCGGGCTTGTTTACACACAGTTGGGCTATATGGTAAAAACACGCGAATTCAGCAACTCTTACCGCGAATATCACAACGAGTTATACTATTTGGGAATTCCGATAGGTGTCAGGTTGAGCATTTTAGATCGAAAAAGGTATGGTATTTTTGCCTCTCAATCTTTGATTTTTGAAAAGGGGATGGCTGGCCGGACCTCTATCCAAACCTACACAAACAATGTGATTTCTTCTACCGAAAATGATTATCTGGGTATCAGAGGTGTGCAAATATCTTCCTTGTCGGGGCTGGGAGCCGAGATTAAATTTGGGGGAAATCTGTCGGTTTATGGCCAAACCGGGGTACAGATATTCTTTTTGAACAGAACTCAGCCTTATAATATTCGCAGCGCCCGCATGGCATGGCCTTCATTTCAGGCGGGCCTGAGAATCCAATTAGATTAA
- a CDS encoding sigma-70 family RNA polymerase sigma factor: MDEKQLLKDCLNGNVHAQKRLYEMYSRKMFGVCLRYAADPGMAEDFLQEGFIKVFSRLHSFKFQGSFEGWVRRIMINTSLEMLRKHDVLRYSQGIDSSMPLQDDATDDNEAMEIDSETLFSVFQEMPPGFRTVFNLYAIEDYSHKEIGAMLKISEGTSKSQYARARLWLQKRLAEIKL, translated from the coding sequence ATGGATGAAAAGCAACTTCTGAAAGATTGTCTTAATGGCAATGTACATGCACAGAAGCGTTTGTACGAAATGTATTCCCGAAAAATGTTCGGGGTATGTCTTCGTTATGCTGCTGACCCTGGTATGGCCGAAGATTTTTTACAGGAGGGCTTTATAAAGGTGTTTTCAAGGTTGCATAGTTTTAAGTTCCAAGGGTCGTTTGAAGGATGGGTCAGGCGCATAATGATTAATACTTCACTGGAAATGCTCAGAAAGCATGATGTGTTGAGATATAGCCAGGGAATTGACAGTTCAATGCCTTTGCAGGATGATGCGACAGATGATAATGAAGCAATGGAGATTGATTCCGAAACATTATTTAGCGTTTTTCAGGAGATGCCTCCTGGTTTCAGAACCGTGTTTAATCTTTATGCAATAGAGGATTATTCACACAAGGAAATTGGAGCTATGTTGAAAATCAGCGAGGGAACGTCTAAATCTCAGTATGCCAGGGCAAGATTATGGCTTCAGAAAAGATTAGCGGAAATAAAGCTATGA
- a CDS encoding Omp28-related outer membrane protein, with protein MTLFFLGICLSIGLSAQVLVSTEPMLKNAVLEEFTGIHCQYCPDGHAIAKSILEANPGRAFVIAIHQGSFAVPSGSEPDYRTSFGDAIAGQTGLTGYPSGTVNRHVFSGSNTALGRGSWSGAVGQIITQNSPVNVGIASTFDPLTRRITVQVELYYTADAPTASNFINVALIQDSIYGPQTNGGAGNNYLHMHMLRHMITGQWGDEVTTTTAGTLVTRSYSYVVPDAINNVPAVVPNMKVVVFVTKDHQEIYTGDEVDAIGGSNMYIGSIASEEPYIQRGYQGFENIFNVEATSGIEGSEPFNFTLEAENAPADWSASFIIDGEEYTSAATIDLTKGTPKNISIKVLAGESAGFPGYVLKMRSANYPGAPEKYYRVMAIAGVTDLVVNATGGPEATTHQGVYLDGLAASGITSYAVTNANVMRDMINANAFQDVFTIWLNIAWTFPTLTDDQAEAVMDFMDAGHSLFIGGQDIGWDIMSGASGSNGNAITRGFYTNYLNAGFTNDGSTANNKLNANTEDPIYGTVAQTNIVDVYGGNMYPDVITAGTGADIIFNYNTTSLGAAVKYNATNYRSVYFGVGLEMLSDVAVRNQIISLTHEWLTNEMTGVEYDAAVNTLMNGQNYPNPASDFTYIKVTEAAAGGLLEIYNLSGNMVLQQEIGKTLLQRIDLSNLSSGLYSYRIVAGNKVSEARKLTVIK; from the coding sequence ATGACTCTTTTCTTTCTTGGCATTTGTTTAAGCATCGGACTTTCAGCTCAGGTACTTGTAAGCACCGAGCCCATGTTAAAGAATGCAGTTTTAGAAGAATTTACAGGCATACACTGCCAGTATTGCCCTGACGGCCATGCCATAGCAAAATCAATTTTAGAGGCCAATCCAGGCAGGGCCTTTGTTATAGCCATTCATCAGGGCTCTTTTGCGGTCCCTTCGGGCAGTGAACCTGATTATCGCACCAGCTTTGGCGATGCCATTGCAGGTCAGACAGGTTTAACCGGTTATCCTTCAGGAACAGTAAACCGCCATGTATTTTCCGGATCCAATACAGCACTGGGACGTGGCTCATGGTCAGGTGCTGTTGGACAGATAATTACACAAAATTCTCCTGTGAATGTTGGCATTGCATCAACTTTCGACCCTTTAACACGCCGTATAACCGTACAGGTAGAGTTATATTACACTGCCGATGCTCCAACCGCATCCAATTTTATAAATGTTGCGTTGATTCAGGACAGCATTTACGGTCCTCAAACAAATGGAGGTGCAGGAAACAATTACCTTCACATGCACATGCTGCGCCATATGATTACAGGTCAATGGGGCGATGAAGTTACAACTACTACAGCCGGAACGCTGGTAACCCGCTCATATTCATATGTTGTTCCCGATGCCATCAACAATGTACCGGCCGTTGTGCCCAATATGAAAGTCGTGGTTTTTGTCACCAAAGATCACCAGGAAATATATACTGGCGACGAGGTTGATGCCATCGGCGGGTCAAATATGTACATTGGCAGTATAGCTTCAGAAGAGCCTTACATTCAACGCGGTTATCAGGGCTTTGAAAACATATTCAATGTGGAGGCTACCAGCGGAATAGAAGGATCCGAGCCATTTAATTTCACCCTGGAGGCTGAAAATGCGCCAGCCGACTGGTCAGCTTCATTCATCATTGATGGCGAAGAATACACCAGTGCTGCAACTATTGACCTTACCAAAGGCACTCCCAAAAACATTAGTATTAAAGTTTTAGCAGGAGAAAGCGCAGGATTTCCCGGGTATGTTTTAAAAATGAGATCTGCCAACTATCCCGGCGCTCCTGAAAAATATTACAGGGTAATGGCCATCGCAGGGGTTACAGATTTGGTTGTTAATGCAACCGGAGGACCCGAAGCTACAACTCATCAGGGAGTTTACCTTGACGGACTCGCAGCTTCCGGCATTACTTCTTATGCTGTTACAAACGCCAATGTGATGCGCGACATGATCAATGCAAATGCTTTTCAGGATGTATTTACCATCTGGTTAAACATTGCCTGGACATTCCCTACACTTACTGATGATCAGGCCGAAGCTGTAATGGACTTTATGGATGCCGGTCACAGCCTTTTTATTGGCGGACAAGACATCGGATGGGATATCATGAGCGGAGCCAGCGGCTCGAATGGCAATGCAATTACCCGCGGCTTTTACACCAATTACCTGAATGCTGGTTTTACAAATGACGGTTCCACCGCCAACAACAAACTGAACGCCAACACCGAAGATCCGATTTATGGAACTGTAGCTCAAACTAACATTGTTGACGTTTATGGCGGAAATATGTATCCGGATGTAATTACCGCAGGGACAGGTGCTGACATTATTTTTAATTACAACACCACATCACTGGGAGCCGCTGTAAAGTATAATGCAACCAATTACCGTTCGGTTTATTTCGGCGTAGGTCTTGAGATGTTGAGCGATGTCGCTGTAAGAAATCAAATTATAAGCCTCACTCACGAGTGGCTCACCAATGAAATGACAGGCGTTGAATACGATGCCGCTGTTAACACTTTGATGAATGGACAGAACTATCCAAACCCGGCAAGTGATTTTACTTACATTAAAGTAACTGAAGCTGCTGCAGGTGGTTTACTCGAAATTTACAACCTGAGTGGAAATATGGTCTTACAACAGGAAATTGGCAAAACCCTGCTTCAACGCATCGATTTGAGTAATCTCTCTTCCGGGTTGTACTCTTACCGCATTGTAGCTGGAAACAAAGTTTCGGAAGCCCGCAAGCTTACAGTTATTAAGTAA
- a CDS encoding queuosine precursor transporter: MNTNQSSAKKQQLYLILSAIFLTNAMVAEFAGVKIFSFEKLLGFMPAQIPFWGGQKLDFNLSVGVVIWPFVFLISDLINEYFGREGVRKISFITAGMIAWSFLVILAGTELPPAQFWLDLNNTDPAGNAFDINFAYSSIFRAGMGIIAGSLTAFLVSQLIDAYTFHYLKRLTGHKRLWLRATGSTIVSQLIDSFVILFIAFFMLGNWSLQQVFQVGLVQYTYKVALAILLTPLIYIAHWIIDRYLGKSA; the protein is encoded by the coding sequence ATGAACACAAACCAATCCTCAGCAAAGAAACAACAGCTTTACCTGATTCTTTCAGCCATTTTCCTCACCAATGCAATGGTGGCCGAATTTGCCGGCGTTAAAATTTTTTCATTCGAAAAATTACTTGGGTTTATGCCCGCTCAAATACCATTTTGGGGAGGCCAAAAACTGGATTTCAACCTGAGTGTGGGTGTTGTAATCTGGCCTTTTGTATTTCTTATTTCCGACCTCATCAATGAATATTTTGGAAGAGAAGGCGTTCGAAAAATCAGCTTTATAACCGCCGGAATGATAGCCTGGTCGTTTCTGGTAATATTAGCCGGCACAGAACTCCCTCCTGCACAATTCTGGCTTGACCTCAATAACACAGATCCTGCAGGCAATGCTTTTGACATCAATTTTGCATACAGCAGCATATTCAGGGCCGGCATGGGTATTATTGCAGGCTCGCTCACCGCTTTCCTGGTAAGTCAGCTTATCGATGCCTATACCTTTCACTATCTGAAACGATTGACCGGCCACAAACGGCTTTGGCTAAGAGCAACCGGCTCCACTATCGTGTCACAACTGATTGATAGTTTTGTAATCCTGTTTATCGCATTTTTTATGCTTGGAAATTGGAGCCTGCAACAGGTTTTTCAGGTGGGATTAGTACAATATACTTATAAAGTCGCACTTGCCATCTTACTCACACCGCTAATTTACATAGCTCACTGGATCATCGATCGATATCTTGGCAAATCAGCGTAA